The proteins below come from a single Streptomyces spongiicola genomic window:
- a CDS encoding YchJ family protein: MARRTPRPPSRPRPSVTEGSPCPCGLPAAYGACCGRFHTGQSAAPTAELLMRSRYSAFVVRDEGYLLRTWHPDHRPSGVDFDPAMHWTGLEIRDTAEGTVFHSTGTVTFVARYTLGGEPGQLHERSHFERHGGVWVYVNGTFTE; this comes from the coding sequence ATGGCCCGACGCACCCCCCGCCCTCCCAGCCGTCCCCGCCCCTCCGTCACCGAGGGATCGCCATGTCCCTGCGGACTGCCCGCCGCCTACGGAGCATGCTGCGGCAGGTTCCACACCGGACAGTCCGCCGCACCCACGGCCGAACTGCTGATGCGGTCCCGCTACAGCGCCTTCGTCGTGCGCGACGAGGGCTATCTGCTGCGCACCTGGCACCCCGACCACCGGCCGAGCGGTGTGGACTTCGATCCCGCGATGCACTGGACTGGCCTGGAGATCCGGGACACGGCCGAGGGCACTGTGTTCCACAGCACCGGTACGGTCACCTTCGTCGCCCGCTACACCCTCGGCGGGGAGCCAGGACAGCTGCACGAGCGCAGCCACTTCGAGCGGCACGGCGGCGTCTGGGTGTACGTGAACGGCACTTTCACCGAATGA
- a CDS encoding alpha-mannosidase, translating into MRDERHKIEQRVARVLEQRVRPAIHPESVPLVAIPLVAVPLVAVPLVAVALVAVAAWQVPGEPVPFEEAREAVYEPFAMGTAWGPPGGTTWFRAAGEVPPAWAGRRVEAWFDPGFTGGRPGNRAEALVHLPDGTPVTAADPRNRYVPVASRAAGGERMAFLIEAAFAPDVRTDRFRSPTPTPARTRTRTGDRRTAGGAPLRTFALADLAVPDEDVWHLSLDLEVLREPAEELGEHDPRRHEIPRTLEQAPHMLDLGDVAGTAAGARGVLAEALARPAHAGAHTLSAVGHARLGTVRVWPIREAERKAARAFARVLSLAREYPEFVFACSPARSYAWVRDSRPRLWAGITEAVASGQWAPVGAVWAEVDGGPPGGGALARQPVRGRRFFLDEFGVETRGVWLPDSSGCTAAYPQIARLAGTSRLLARKPSWNRKPSWNRTSSPPHRTFWWEGVDGSRILTRFPPGHTRGAVLSGREVARAVRGCHPDEGLGTRSPALLGGGGGPARGMPERARRPADPEGSAKVAVQHPDACSEAVREEYAGRADAPVWSGEPYPEPHRAARTSRAHERRARTSRAHERRARAGQDNRRGEHALREAELWATAAALHVPGYAYPHSGLDRLWKTVLPQRFHDTLPGSPIGRAHGEAGAEYARAAKELEALTAQALEAVSGAGRVEPWAYNAGPRDRAEVVRVPPLLADVLDPGLPRLSDGSAPVAVEVPACGSARVVPHATGRPPVRVTNRALDNGLVRVEMADDGTLGSVRDLVAGREVLAPGGRGDLLRLHGGLPSHGDARDLDGPRPHRYTDLLEGATIRIADDNPLLGALRVERTFGRGSRIVQTVAVRSGSRRVDFATEIDWHEAEKTLEAAFPVDVRAERSTAEVPFGHVHRPTRTGTGWEAARFEVHGHRWVHIGENGYGVAVLGDSTCWYDVARTTREDGGTTTTVRLSLVRAPGAPGGPRAPGPRADQGPHRLTYALLPGATVEDAVAEGYALNLPLRIGPGGAGVPPVVATDGSAAVVEAVKLADDGSGDVVVRLYESLGGRAATVLRPGFPAAGAVLADLLERPLKGPPPVMEDGGVPLALRPFQIVTVRLRRGGG; encoded by the coding sequence ATGCGCGACGAACGGCACAAAATCGAACAGCGCGTCGCACGGGTGCTGGAGCAGCGCGTGCGGCCCGCGATCCACCCGGAGTCCGTGCCGCTGGTGGCCATTCCGCTGGTGGCCGTGCCGCTGGTGGCCGTGCCGCTGGTGGCCGTGGCGCTGGTGGCCGTGGCGGCGTGGCAGGTGCCCGGCGAGCCGGTTCCGTTCGAGGAGGCGCGGGAGGCCGTGTACGAGCCGTTCGCCATGGGCACCGCGTGGGGTCCGCCAGGGGGGACCACCTGGTTCCGGGCGGCCGGCGAGGTGCCCCCGGCCTGGGCGGGCAGGCGGGTGGAGGCGTGGTTCGACCCGGGGTTCACCGGCGGCCGGCCGGGGAACCGGGCCGAGGCGCTCGTCCATCTGCCCGACGGCACCCCCGTGACGGCCGCCGACCCGCGGAACCGGTATGTGCCGGTCGCCTCGCGGGCGGCGGGCGGCGAGCGGATGGCCTTCCTGATCGAGGCCGCCTTCGCCCCCGACGTCCGCACGGACCGGTTCCGCTCGCCGACGCCGACGCCGGCGCGGACGCGGACGCGGACGGGTGACCGGCGAACCGCGGGCGGTGCACCGCTCCGCACCTTCGCGTTGGCCGATCTCGCGGTGCCCGACGAGGACGTCTGGCACCTGTCGCTCGACCTGGAGGTGCTGCGCGAGCCGGCGGAGGAACTCGGCGAGCACGATCCGCGCCGGCACGAGATCCCGCGCACCCTGGAACAGGCGCCGCACATGCTCGACCTCGGCGATGTGGCCGGGACGGCGGCCGGTGCCCGGGGTGTCCTCGCCGAGGCCCTCGCCCGGCCGGCCCACGCCGGGGCGCACACCCTGTCCGCGGTCGGGCACGCCCGTCTCGGCACCGTCCGGGTGTGGCCGATCCGGGAGGCCGAGCGCAAGGCGGCCCGGGCGTTCGCCCGTGTGCTCTCGCTCGCCCGGGAGTACCCCGAGTTCGTCTTCGCCTGCTCGCCGGCCCGGTCGTACGCCTGGGTGCGGGACAGCCGCCCGCGGCTGTGGGCCGGGATCACGGAGGCGGTGGCGAGCGGGCAGTGGGCTCCCGTCGGGGCCGTGTGGGCGGAGGTGGACGGCGGTCCCCCCGGCGGCGGGGCGCTGGCCCGTCAACCGGTGCGCGGAAGGCGCTTCTTCCTCGACGAGTTCGGCGTCGAGACGCGCGGGGTGTGGCTTCCGGACTCCTCCGGTTGCACGGCGGCCTACCCGCAGATCGCCAGGCTCGCCGGGACGAGCCGGCTCCTGGCCCGGAAGCCGTCATGGAACCGGAAGCCGTCATGGAACCGGACCAGCAGTCCGCCCCACCGCACGTTCTGGTGGGAGGGCGTCGACGGTTCGCGGATCCTCACCCGCTTCCCTCCCGGCCACACCCGCGGCGCCGTCCTGTCCGGGCGCGAGGTGGCCCGCGCGGTGCGCGGCTGCCATCCGGACGAGGGGCTCGGCACCCGGTCGCCTGCGCTGCTCGGGGGCGGCGGCGGGCCCGCCCGGGGGATGCCGGAGCGGGCCCGCCGGCCGGCCGATCCGGAGGGCTCGGCGAAGGTGGCCGTCCAGCACCCGGACGCCTGCTCCGAGGCGGTGCGGGAGGAGTACGCGGGCCGCGCGGACGCCCCGGTGTGGTCGGGCGAGCCGTACCCGGAGCCGCACCGCGCCGCCCGCACCTCGCGTGCCCACGAAAGGCGGGCCCGCACCTCGCGTGCCCACGAAAGGCGGGCCCGCGCCGGGCAGGACAACCGGCGGGGCGAACACGCCCTGCGGGAGGCCGAGTTGTGGGCGACGGCGGCGGCGCTGCACGTGCCCGGGTACGCCTACCCGCACTCGGGGCTGGACCGGCTGTGGAAGACGGTGCTGCCGCAACGGTTCCACGACACCTTGCCGGGTTCGCCGATCGGCCGGGCCCACGGGGAGGCCGGGGCGGAGTACGCCCGGGCCGCGAAGGAACTGGAGGCGCTGACGGCGCAGGCCCTGGAGGCGGTCAGCGGTGCGGGCCGGGTCGAACCGTGGGCCTACAACGCGGGACCCCGGGACCGGGCCGAGGTGGTGCGGGTGCCGCCGCTGCTGGCCGACGTCCTCGACCCGGGGCTGCCGAGGCTCTCCGACGGCTCGGCCCCCGTCGCCGTGGAGGTCCCGGCCTGCGGATCGGCGCGGGTCGTCCCGCACGCCACGGGCCGGCCCCCGGTCAGGGTGACCAACCGTGCGCTGGACAACGGGCTCGTGCGGGTCGAAATGGCCGACGACGGCACCCTCGGCTCGGTACGGGACCTGGTCGCCGGCCGCGAGGTGCTGGCCCCCGGCGGCAGGGGCGATCTGCTGCGGCTGCACGGCGGCCTGCCGAGCCACGGCGACGCCCGCGACCTCGACGGGCCCCGTCCGCACCGGTACACCGACCTGCTGGAGGGTGCGACCATCCGGATCGCCGACGACAACCCGCTGCTCGGCGCGCTGCGGGTGGAGCGGACCTTCGGCAGGGGGTCGCGGATCGTGCAGACCGTCGCCGTGCGGTCCGGCAGCCGCCGCGTCGACTTCGCCACCGAGATCGACTGGCACGAGGCGGAGAAGACCCTCGAGGCCGCGTTCCCGGTCGACGTGCGTGCCGAGCGCTCCACCGCCGAGGTCCCGTTCGGCCACGTCCACCGGCCCACCCGGACCGGCACCGGCTGGGAGGCCGCCCGCTTCGAGGTCCACGGCCACCGCTGGGTGCACATCGGCGAGAACGGCTACGGCGTCGCGGTCCTCGGCGACTCGACGTGCTGGTACGACGTGGCCCGTACGACGCGCGAGGACGGCGGCACGACGACGACCGTCCGGCTGAGCCTGGTCCGCGCCCCCGGCGCCCCCGGCGGCCCCCGCGCCCCCGGCCCCCGGGCGGACCAGGGCCCGCACCGCCTCACCTACGCGCTGCTGCCCGGCGCGACGGTGGAGGACGCCGTCGCGGAGGGATACGCGCTGAACCTGCCGCTGCGGATCGGCCCGGGCGGCGCGGGGGTGCCGCCGGTGGTGGCCACGGACGGCTCCGCTGCCGTGGTGGAGGCCGTGAAGCTCGCCGACGACGGTTCGGGCGACGTCGTCGTCCGGCTCTACGAGTCGCTCGGCGGGCGCGCGGCGACGGTGCTGCGTCCCGGCTTCCCGGCGGCCGGCGCGGTCCTGGCGGATCTGCTGGAACGCCCCCTGAAGGGTCCGCCTCCGGTGATGGAGGACGGCGGAGTACCGCTGGCCCTGCGGCCGTTCCAGATCGTGACGGTACGTCTGCGGCGGGGAGGCGGCTGA
- the betT gene encoding choline BCCT transporter BetT: MAAKGKGGGSAETEGDGGTGQPVAPEDIRIKPLVFFGSAGLVLAISIWAIITPSGAQDVIGVVVGWISTGLGWYYFLAATLYLAFVVFIGASRYGNLKLGPRHSTPDFGLFAWGAMLFAAGIGIDLMFFAVSGPVSHYLMPPEGPAQTVEAARQAVVWTLFHYGITGWAMYALMGMALGYFAFRYRLPLAIRSALYPIIGRRIHGRVGDAVDLAAILGTVFGISVSLGIGVVQLNFGLGFLFGVPEGVAAQIGLIVVAVLMATVSAAAGVDRGIRRLSELNVVLALVLLLYMLVVSGPVALLNQLILNIGDYVSRFPSMTLNTFGYAPPADWLNAWTLFFWAWWVAWAPFVGLFLARISRGRSLRQFVLATLVIPFVFTLIFLSVFGNSALQVIRGGDIRFGETAMEFPEQGFYGLLAQYPGAAFSAGLATVVGLLLYVTSADSGALVMGNLCSHLPTPVSDSAPWLRVFWAAATGLLTLAMLLVGGVDALTSATIVMGLPFSFVMFLIIAGLYKALRLERMREDALIAALPGSLSGRTVRGPVAERTWRRRIARAMAFPSPRAAGRFVDEVCRPALGKVAGELRAQGARTSVTEETDEATGVPRLALEVGIGDGERFVYGLEPVEAPTPQFATRSVSAHDTYLRFEVRLAEGNQGYDVMGYAEEQLIADVLDQYERHFEFLRLHHEATAGSSLPGHRPDTAERGPDGGTGDGTGHAAGDGTGDGTGSDREP, translated from the coding sequence GTGGCGGCCAAGGGAAAGGGCGGCGGCAGCGCCGAGACCGAAGGGGACGGCGGGACGGGGCAGCCCGTCGCGCCCGAGGACATCCGGATCAAGCCGCTCGTCTTCTTCGGCTCCGCCGGGCTGGTCCTCGCGATCTCGATCTGGGCGATCATCACCCCGAGCGGCGCCCAGGACGTCATCGGTGTGGTGGTCGGCTGGATCTCCACCGGTCTCGGCTGGTACTACTTCCTCGCCGCCACCCTGTACCTGGCCTTCGTGGTGTTCATCGGCGCCTCCCGCTACGGCAACCTCAAGCTGGGACCGAGGCACTCCACGCCCGACTTCGGCCTGTTCGCCTGGGGCGCGATGCTGTTCGCCGCGGGCATCGGGATCGACCTGATGTTCTTCGCCGTCTCAGGGCCCGTCAGCCACTACCTCATGCCCCCCGAGGGCCCGGCGCAGACGGTGGAGGCGGCCCGTCAGGCCGTCGTGTGGACACTGTTCCACTACGGCATCACCGGATGGGCGATGTACGCGCTGATGGGCATGGCGCTCGGCTACTTCGCCTTCCGCTACCGCCTGCCCCTCGCCATCCGCTCGGCGCTCTACCCCATCATCGGCCGCCGCATCCACGGCCGGGTCGGCGACGCCGTGGACCTCGCGGCCATCCTCGGCACGGTGTTCGGTATCTCGGTGTCGCTCGGTATCGGTGTGGTACAGCTCAACTTCGGCCTCGGCTTCCTGTTCGGCGTACCCGAGGGCGTGGCCGCGCAGATCGGTCTGATCGTCGTCGCGGTGCTCATGGCCACGGTGTCCGCGGCGGCCGGTGTCGACCGCGGCATCCGCAGGCTCTCCGAACTCAACGTCGTACTGGCCCTCGTGCTGCTGCTCTACATGCTGGTCGTCAGCGGCCCCGTCGCGCTGCTCAACCAGCTCATCCTCAACATCGGCGACTACGTCAGCCGCTTCCCCTCGATGACGCTGAACACCTTCGGCTACGCCCCGCCGGCGGACTGGCTCAACGCCTGGACGCTGTTCTTCTGGGCCTGGTGGGTGGCGTGGGCACCGTTCGTCGGGCTGTTCCTGGCGAGGATCTCCCGCGGCCGCTCGCTCCGGCAGTTCGTCCTGGCGACCCTCGTCATCCCGTTCGTGTTCACACTGATCTTCCTCTCCGTCTTCGGCAACAGCGCGCTTCAGGTGATCCGCGGCGGCGACATCCGGTTCGGCGAGACGGCCATGGAGTTCCCCGAGCAGGGCTTCTACGGGCTGCTCGCGCAGTACCCGGGGGCGGCGTTCAGCGCCGGGCTCGCCACGGTCGTCGGCCTGCTGCTCTATGTCACCTCGGCGGACTCCGGGGCACTGGTGATGGGCAACCTCTGCTCGCACCTGCCGACCCCCGTCAGCGACTCCGCTCCCTGGCTTCGGGTCTTCTGGGCCGCCGCCACGGGGCTGCTGACCCTGGCCATGCTCCTCGTCGGCGGCGTGGACGCGCTCACCAGCGCGACGATCGTGATGGGGCTGCCGTTCTCGTTCGTGATGTTCCTCATCATCGCCGGCCTGTACAAGGCCCTCCGCCTGGAACGGATGCGGGAGGACGCGCTGATCGCCGCCCTGCCCGGGTCGCTGTCGGGTCGCACGGTCCGCGGGCCGGTCGCGGAGCGGACCTGGCGGCGGCGGATCGCGAGGGCGATGGCGTTCCCCAGCCCGCGGGCCGCCGGCCGGTTCGTGGACGAGGTGTGCCGGCCGGCGCTGGGGAAGGTGGCCGGGGAACTCCGCGCCCAGGGTGCGCGGACATCCGTCACCGAGGAGACCGACGAGGCGACGGGTGTCCCCCGCCTGGCGCTGGAGGTCGGGATCGGCGACGGGGAGCGGTTCGTCTACGGGCTGGAGCCCGTGGAGGCGCCGACCCCCCAGTTCGCGACGCGCTCGGTCTCGGCGCACGACACCTATCTGAGGTTCGAGGTGCGGCTCGCCGAGGGCAACCAGGGCTACGACGTGATGGGGTACGCCGAGGAGCAGCTCATCGCCGACGTGCTCGACCAGTACGAGAGGCACTTCGAGTTCCTGCGTCTGCACCACGAGGCCACCGCCGGCTCGTCGCTGCCCGGCCACCGGCCGGACACGGCCGAACGGGGTCCGGACGGCGGCACGGGCGACGGCACGGGCCACGCCGCAGGCGACGGCACAGGCGACGGCACAGGCAGCGACCGGGAACCCTGA
- a CDS encoding 6-phospho-beta-glucosidase, which translates to MRLAILGGGGFRVPLVYGALLGDRGEGRVTRVTLHDIDGSRLRAVATVLAEQAAGVPDAPVVEATTDLDEALRGADFVFSAIRVGGLEGRAADERVALAEGVLGQETVGAGGIAYGLRTVPVATDIARRVAALAPDAWVVNFTNPAGLVTEAMSRVLGDRVIGICDSPVGLGRRVARALGADPARVWMDYAGLNHLGWLRGVRVAGRDELPRLLADPEALGSLEEGRLFGADWLRSLGAIPNEYLHYYYFHRETVRAYRRAERTRGSFLRDQQAGFYAQPSLRRWRSALAEREATYMAGSREASGAGERSGADLESGGYEKVALALMRAVARDERTTLILNVRNGTALPPLDADAVVEVPCLVDAGGAHPCAVDPLPGHATGLVTAVKAVEREVMAAAESGSRAAAVRAFALHPLVDSVTVARRLLDGYTAVHPGLAHLNRK; encoded by the coding sequence ATGAGGCTGGCGATTCTGGGCGGCGGAGGCTTCCGCGTACCCCTGGTGTACGGCGCGCTCCTCGGCGACCGCGGGGAGGGCCGGGTCACCCGGGTCACCCTCCACGACATCGACGGCTCCCGGCTCCGCGCCGTCGCCACCGTCCTCGCCGAGCAGGCCGCCGGGGTGCCGGACGCGCCCGTCGTCGAGGCCACGACCGATCTCGACGAGGCTCTGCGCGGGGCCGACTTCGTGTTCTCCGCGATCCGGGTCGGGGGGCTGGAGGGGCGTGCCGCCGACGAGCGGGTCGCGCTCGCCGAGGGCGTGCTGGGCCAGGAGACGGTGGGCGCCGGCGGTATCGCGTACGGCCTGCGGACCGTGCCGGTCGCGACGGACATCGCCCGGAGGGTCGCCGCGCTCGCGCCCGACGCGTGGGTCGTCAACTTCACCAACCCCGCGGGGCTCGTCACCGAGGCCATGTCCCGGGTGCTCGGCGACCGGGTCATCGGGATCTGCGACTCACCGGTCGGGCTCGGGCGGCGGGTGGCGCGGGCACTCGGCGCCGATCCCGCGCGGGTGTGGATGGACTACGCCGGCCTCAACCACCTGGGCTGGCTCCGGGGCGTGCGGGTGGCCGGCCGGGACGAGCTGCCCCGTCTCCTCGCCGACCCGGAAGCGCTCGGCTCCCTGGAGGAGGGCAGGCTCTTCGGCGCGGACTGGCTTCGCTCGCTCGGCGCGATCCCCAACGAGTACCTGCACTACTACTACTTCCACCGGGAGACGGTGCGGGCGTACCGGCGGGCGGAGCGCACCCGCGGGTCGTTCCTCCGCGACCAGCAGGCCGGCTTCTACGCGCAGCCCTCCCTGCGGCGCTGGCGGTCCGCGCTCGCGGAGCGCGAGGCCACCTACATGGCAGGCAGCCGGGAGGCGTCCGGCGCGGGCGAACGGTCCGGCGCGGACCTGGAGTCGGGCGGGTACGAGAAGGTGGCGCTGGCCCTGATGCGCGCCGTCGCCCGCGACGAGCGCACCACGCTGATCCTCAACGTCCGCAACGGCACGGCGCTCCCCCCGCTCGACGCCGACGCCGTGGTCGAGGTGCCGTGCCTGGTGGACGCGGGCGGCGCCCACCCCTGCGCGGTCGATCCGCTGCCGGGCCACGCCACCGGTCTGGTCACCGCGGTGAAGGCCGTCGAACGGGAGGTCATGGCGGCCGCGGAGAGCGGCTCGCGCGCCGCCGCGGTGCGGGCCTTCGCCCTGCACCCGCTGGTCGACTCCGTCACCGTGGCCCGCCGCCTGCTGGACGGCTACACCGCCGTACACCCCGGTCTCGCCCACCTCAACCGGAAGTAG
- a CDS encoding RNHCP domain-containing protein has protein sequence MSRSNRSNRGNRGNRTNRGRRRPQRHKDVLHTRGGHRANDFRCASCRLDVSVDAPGTAHRNHCPHCLASLHIDRKIPGDRDADCRGRMEALGMSVRPDGEWMIIHQCASCGELSANRIAGDDNPYALVRLALRPLADPGYAGRALFAL, from the coding sequence ATGTCACGCAGCAACCGCAGCAACCGCGGCAACCGCGGCAACCGCACCAACCGCGGGCGGCGCCGTCCACAGCGGCACAAGGACGTCCTGCACACCCGGGGCGGGCACCGGGCGAACGACTTCCGGTGCGCGTCCTGCCGGCTCGACGTGTCCGTGGACGCACCCGGCACCGCGCACCGGAACCACTGCCCCCACTGCCTGGCCAGCCTGCACATCGACCGGAAGATCCCGGGCGACCGCGACGCTGACTGCCGCGGCCGGATGGAGGCACTGGGCATGTCCGTCCGCCCCGACGGCGAGTGGATGATCATCCACCAGTGCGCCTCCTGCGGCGAACTCAGCGCCAACCGCATCGCAGGCGACGACAACCCCTACGCCCTGGTCCGGCTCGCCCTCAGACCCCTCGCCGACCCCGGGTACGCCGGCCGCGCCCTGTTCGCCCTGTGA
- a CDS encoding RNHCP domain-containing protein, with protein sequence MSSHTNNTAHTLSLGTFTCARCGLTVSAYGADGAPRNHCPSCLHSRHVLDHVEGGPSDCEGRMSPIAIAVLRTGEWMVIHRCVRCDELTSSPICADDNQLILMRMAVRPLAQPPFPLEAFGTL encoded by the coding sequence GTGTCCAGCCACACCAACAACACCGCCCACACCCTCAGCCTCGGCACCTTCACCTGCGCCCGGTGCGGGCTGACCGTGTCCGCGTACGGCGCCGACGGCGCGCCACGCAACCACTGCCCGTCCTGCCTGCACTCCCGGCATGTTCTCGACCACGTCGAGGGCGGTCCGAGCGACTGCGAGGGCCGGATGTCCCCGATCGCCATCGCCGTGCTCCGCACCGGCGAGTGGATGGTGATCCACCGGTGCGTGCGCTGCGACGAACTCACCTCGAGCCCGATCTGCGCCGACGACAACCAGCTCATCCTGATGCGCATGGCGGTCCGCCCGCTGGCCCAACCGCCCTTCCCGCTCGAAGCGTTCGGAACCCTCTGA